One Vespula pensylvanica isolate Volc-1 chromosome 1, ASM1446617v1, whole genome shotgun sequence genomic region harbors:
- the LOC122632260 gene encoding 39S ribosomal protein L28, mitochondrial: MSVNKVQSLYYFPRITRWSKGIGAELPEAYKKFWKEWKIQEPTAVHYIKEEGKYIRNEKTGEVHPVQNVRIPLKYPKEFEQYILGGEAVIQGFRQREKYCRRYPHFWFPILKKSVLYSEVLDSYMRAVITQRTILLIHENYGFDHYLLKTPACDLRSELAVKLKRQILIALADKTLYPNDKAKRDEVYAKYSQYLSSYTREEIEWYGLTYKEACQKWIALKKEQNKVQPLKIQYRSELIAKLKENNIKEAQDIDVLPKEKDDGLWLSKWNPFSKTSKTK, encoded by the exons ATGTCTGTCAATAAAGTTCAg tcgttatattattttccgaGAATAACTCGATGGTCTAAAGGAATTGGAGCAGAATTACCGGaagcatataaaaaattttggaaaGAATGGAAAATTCAAGAACCAACTGCAGTTCATTAcataaaagaggaaggaaaatatattagaaatgaaaaaacaggAGAAGt TCATCCAGTACAAAACGTTCGGATTCCTTTGAAATATCCAAAAGAATTTGAACAATATATATTGGGTGGAGAAGCTGTAATCCAAGGCTTCCGACAACGTGAGAAATACTGTCGCAGATATCCTCATTTTTGGTTTCCTATATTAAAGAAATCCGTCCTTTATAGTGAAGTTTTGGATTCGTATATGAGAGCAGTCATTACACAAAGGActattcttttaattcatGAAAATTATGGATTTGATCATTACTTATTAAAG ACTCCTGCGTGCGATTTAAGGTCAGAACTTGCTGTCAAACTAAAGCGACAAATACTTATAGCATTGGCAGATAAAACATTATATCCAAATGACAAAGCCAAAAGGGACGAAGTATATGCCAAGTATTCACAATATTTATCTTCA TATACACGAGAAGAAATTGAATGGTATGGTTTAACATATAAGGAAGCATGTCAGAAATGGATTGCTttgaaaaaagagcaaaataaAGTACAGccattaaaaattcaatacagATCTGAATTAATAGCAAAActtaaagaaaacaatattaaagAAGCACAGGATATTGATGTCCTACCAAAGGAAAa GGACGATGGTTTGTGGTTATCCAAATGGAATCCATTTTCAAAAACTTCAAAAACCAAATAG